From the Candidatus Peribacteria bacterium genome, one window contains:
- the rplU gene encoding 50S ribosomal protein L21, producing the protein MFAVVSIAGFQEMVQEGDTLEIPLQDSEKDKTIEFKDVLMIMKDGGDVVLGKPFVDGASVSVKVIEHGRDKKIRVLKFKKRKRYLRVRGHRQDYTAVEVVSIKA; encoded by the coding sequence ATGTTTGCAGTCGTTTCTATCGCAGGCTTTCAGGAAATGGTCCAAGAGGGAGATACCCTTGAGATCCCGTTGCAGGACTCTGAAAAGGACAAGACTATCGAATTCAAAGATGTCTTGATGATCATGAAAGATGGTGGTGATGTCGTTCTTGGCAAACCGTTCGTCGATGGTGCCAGCGTCAGCGTGAAAGTGATCGAGCACGGCCGCGACAAGAAAATCCGCGTCCTCAAGTTCAAGAAGCGTAAGCGCTACCTGCGCGTCCGCGGTCACAGACAGGACTACACAGCAGTAGAGGTTGTTTCCATCAAAGCCTAA
- a CDS encoding FAD-binding oxidoreductase, producing the protein MSHTPPPSPWLAQLIQERAAFLLNGDAEADVAVVGAGIAGVSTVYQLLKHTDLKVILIDAGRIAHGATGRNAGQLVSYFERPFPDIVKAFGLEMAVAGQLAVESAWDIVDDIRYDCGLKTPLHICAGYAGLTAVEQIIQHLEEQDLRAKAGIEQEPMLIKVDPALIAQIPVHLQKYCTQVPQSVIMKALETEDDAFIAAEIAKKGCMNSALFCEELVAHLATRFPERLSVVEHLPVHTVTLEKDSAILHTNSHTIHCTNVVLCTNGFENFTIENNAGEPVDASFHASVKGRIGYMAAYYDEPNQVPIAISYYRSDMKGEPYHYLTRRPYDKAAGSSGSLVCIGGPERHLPDSAEYDPLVAFPADIEEELDRQLRYSYHDLPPRAARLFLWQGLMGYTPNQIRRVGYEPKNKVLLYNLGCNGVGILPSIYGGKRIMQLLSGIDLPPSIFDPALGHL; encoded by the coding sequence ATGTCACACACACCCCCACCCTCCCCCTGGCTTGCCCAGCTTATACAGGAACGTGCCGCTTTTCTGCTGAACGGTGACGCAGAAGCGGATGTCGCCGTTGTCGGCGCCGGTATTGCGGGTGTATCCACCGTCTATCAGCTCCTGAAACACACGGATCTGAAAGTCATTCTTATTGATGCCGGACGCATTGCACACGGTGCTACAGGCAGAAACGCGGGGCAGCTTGTGAGCTACTTCGAGCGTCCGTTCCCGGATATTGTGAAAGCATTTGGTTTGGAGATGGCAGTCGCCGGACAGCTCGCCGTGGAATCCGCCTGGGATATTGTGGACGATATCCGCTACGACTGCGGCCTGAAGACTCCTCTGCACATTTGTGCGGGATATGCAGGACTCACCGCTGTGGAGCAGATTATTCAGCACCTGGAAGAACAGGACCTGCGTGCAAAGGCAGGCATTGAACAGGAACCGATGCTCATAAAAGTGGACCCCGCTCTCATTGCCCAGATTCCGGTGCATCTGCAAAAGTACTGCACGCAGGTCCCGCAGTCTGTGATTATGAAAGCGCTGGAAACAGAAGATGACGCGTTTATTGCAGCGGAAATTGCGAAGAAAGGATGTATGAACAGCGCGCTTTTCTGTGAGGAACTTGTTGCACATCTCGCAACCCGCTTCCCGGAACGCCTGAGTGTTGTCGAACATTTGCCGGTTCACACCGTCACGCTCGAGAAAGACAGCGCCATTCTCCATACAAACAGCCACACGATTCACTGTACAAACGTCGTGCTCTGCACCAATGGCTTTGAAAACTTCACCATTGAAAACAATGCAGGCGAGCCAGTCGATGCCAGTTTTCATGCAAGCGTCAAAGGCCGCATTGGCTACATGGCTGCGTATTACGACGAACCGAACCAGGTGCCAATTGCCATCAGTTACTACCGCTCCGACATGAAGGGTGAACCGTACCACTACCTCACCCGTCGCCCCTACGACAAAGCAGCAGGCAGTAGCGGATCACTCGTGTGTATCGGCGGACCGGAGCGTCATTTGCCGGACAGCGCCGAGTATGACCCGCTCGTCGCTTTCCCCGCAGATATTGAAGAAGAGCTGGACCGCCAGCTCCGCTACAGTTACCACGATCTCCCGCCGCGTGCTGCGAGACTGTTTTTATGGCAGGGATTGATGGGCTACACCCCCAACCAGATCCGCCGTGTGGGATACGAGCCGAAGAACAAGGTGCTCCTCTATAACCTCGGCTGTAACGGCGTCGGTATTCTGCCGTCCATTTACGGCGGCAAGCGCATCATGCAACTCCTCTCGGGAATCGACCTACCGCCGTCCATCTTCGATCCGGCGCTCGGACATCTTTAA
- a CDS encoding FAD-binding oxidoreductase, whose translation MHPTQSPWLAQLSAREPHGLSRDPDADVVIIGAGIAGIATTYQLLMHSDHSVILVDAGRIAHGATGRNAGHVVNEFERPISNIMEVFGKDMALDALKNVESGWDILEEMLSMSGIHDSYEACVSYNGFATIDTLLDNLRTHDIRSAAGIIHEPILVKNDPAILAQIPEELMPHVTPVPHSAVLEILHTDDTSFIGAEIAQIACMNSALFCEDLTTWMLRKFADRFQVTEETPVTTVVLHSSSAELHTATHRLTARHVILCTNGYKTVRIEQSAGEPIDPVFHAMVQGVAGYMTGYLDAEPKPAQAFSYFHPEEYYITRRPYALKNGSTASLTCLGGGDAELPENTTFDPLAPLPPDVEQGLAHEILHVYNGLPDTATHTFLWQGLMGYTKNTIRRIGFEPRNNVLLYNLGCNGVGILPSVYGGKRIRQLLKGDTLPPSIFDPINGDR comes from the coding sequence ATGCACCCGACACAATCACCCTGGCTGGCACAGCTGAGCGCACGCGAGCCGCATGGTTTGTCACGCGATCCCGATGCAGATGTCGTCATTATCGGTGCGGGTATAGCGGGCATCGCCACGACCTATCAACTCCTGATGCACAGCGACCACAGCGTCATTCTTGTCGATGCAGGACGCATTGCACATGGCGCAACAGGCCGCAATGCCGGACATGTGGTGAATGAATTCGAACGGCCCATCAGCAACATTATGGAGGTGTTTGGAAAAGACATGGCACTCGATGCCCTGAAAAACGTGGAATCCGGTTGGGATATTCTGGAGGAAATGCTCTCCATGAGCGGCATACACGACTCCTACGAAGCCTGTGTCAGCTACAACGGCTTTGCAACCATTGATACGCTGCTGGATAACCTCCGCACCCACGACATCCGCAGTGCAGCGGGCATCATCCATGAACCGATTCTGGTCAAAAATGACCCCGCGATCCTTGCTCAGATTCCAGAGGAACTGATGCCGCACGTGACCCCGGTCCCCCACTCTGCGGTTCTGGAAATCCTGCACACAGATGACACGTCTTTTATCGGCGCCGAAATCGCACAGATCGCCTGCATGAACAGCGCACTGTTCTGCGAAGATCTGACCACATGGATGCTCCGCAAATTCGCTGATCGTTTCCAGGTGACAGAAGAGACACCTGTGACAACTGTTGTCCTCCACTCCTCTTCTGCAGAACTACACACCGCGACTCATCGCCTCACCGCCCGGCATGTCATTCTCTGTACCAATGGCTACAAAACAGTCCGCATTGAACAGTCCGCTGGCGAACCCATTGACCCCGTCTTTCACGCGATGGTGCAGGGTGTCGCAGGCTATATGACCGGCTACCTGGACGCAGAGCCTAAACCGGCACAGGCATTCAGCTATTTCCACCCGGAAGAGTACTACATCACCCGTCGGCCGTACGCGCTCAAAAACGGAAGCACCGCGTCGCTCACCTGTTTGGGCGGAGGAGATGCCGAGTTACCGGAGAATACCACTTTCGATCCCCTCGCACCGCTTCCTCCGGACGTGGAGCAGGGACTCGCGCACGAAATACTACATGTCTACAATGGCCTTCCGGATACAGCAACGCACACATTCCTCTGGCAGGGTCTGATGGGCTACACCAAAAATACCATCCGTCGCATTGGCTTCGAGCCACGCAATAACGTGCTCCTCTACAATCTCGGCTGTAACGGCGTCGGCATCCTGCCCTCCGTCTATGGCGGCAAGCGCATCCGGCAGCTTTTGAAAGGCGACACGCTGCCCCCGAGCATTTTCGATCCCATCAACGGAGATCGTTAA
- a CDS encoding MerR family transcriptional regulator, with product MPYTVQQLADLAGISVRTLHHYDEIGLLTPMRSPKNDYRAYGEPELLRLQQILFFRELEFPLEDIKAILDKPEFDVAIALKDHRELLTLKQKRLGDLLETIDKTLAHVTKKKPMDDKDMYGGFTKEEMETYAAEAKERWGNTDAYKQSVERTKHFTKEDYKRIAEEGENLMKRIAAHIKDNPASDDVQKLIAEHFNGLRTFYEPSIELYRGLGSMYVDDVRFRKYFEKHHKALPEFMRDAMHVYCDGLEGQ from the coding sequence ATGCCCTACACCGTCCAGCAACTCGCCGACCTCGCCGGCATCAGCGTCCGCACTCTGCATCATTACGATGAGATCGGCTTGCTGACTCCTATGCGTTCCCCAAAAAACGATTACCGTGCATACGGCGAACCGGAACTCCTGCGCCTGCAGCAGATTCTCTTTTTCCGCGAACTGGAGTTTCCGCTTGAGGACATAAAAGCGATTCTCGATAAGCCGGAATTCGATGTGGCGATTGCACTGAAGGATCATCGTGAACTCCTGACGCTCAAACAGAAAAGACTCGGCGATCTTCTGGAAACGATCGATAAGACACTTGCACATGTCACCAAGAAAAAGCCAATGGATGACAAAGACATGTACGGCGGTTTTACCAAAGAAGAAATGGAAACGTATGCCGCAGAAGCAAAAGAGCGCTGGGGCAATACCGATGCGTACAAGCAATCCGTTGAACGCACGAAGCATTTCACTAAGGAGGATTACAAGCGCATTGCAGAGGAAGGCGAAAATCTCATGAAGCGGATCGCCGCGCACATAAAAGACAATCCTGCGAGTGATGACGTACAGAAATTAATCGCCGAGCACTTCAATGGTCTGCGCACCTTCTATGAACCGTCGATAGAGCTCTATCGCGGACTTGGAAGCATGTATGTAGATGATGTGCGCTTCCGGAAGTATTTCGAGAAACATCACAAAGCTCTTCCGGAGTTTATGCGGGATGCGATGCATGTGTATTGTGATGGGCTGGAAGGACAGTAG